The DNA region CCGGTGAGCTGTACGACCGTGCAGGGCGGCAACTGGCGCAGCGCGGCGGCCATATGCGTGGTGGAGCGGCCCCAGGCGAGGCCGAGCACATCGCCTTCGGTGACGAGTTCACCGAGGAGTCCGGCGGCCACCTCGCCCAGGTTCTCCGGATCGGCGCCGTCGTCCGCCGCCTCGGACGGGGACTCGACGACGACCACGTGCCTCAGCCCATAGCGGGACCGGAGCGCATCCGAGCGGTCGGCGTCCAGCTCCGCGGGGACCCTGATCTCGATGCGGACCAGGTCGCGCTCCAGCGCCGTCTCCAGCACTCTCGCCACCTTGAATCGGCTCACGCCGAACTCGTCCGCGATCTGGATCTTGGATTTGCCCTCAAGGTAGAAGCGGCGTGCCATGGCTGCCGCCTGCATGAGCTCGGCGGGTCCCATTCGTGTGGTCCGACCCGACGACACCGCACTCACCTCACTGTCTTGCCTACGTACGCATCAGCGCTGGGCGTTCATCCTTGCAGATCCCGGGTGGCCTCGATCCACTCTTGCGCCTGCCGTGCGCTCCGGCGGCTCCTGCGGGGCCTGCCTTCCAGTGTGCGCGCGCCCCGGGCGGGGCACTGCCGAACCGCGTGGGCGGACGACCGCCGCGGGTGCGGCAGCGGAACGCGTCGGAACGGTTCGGGACGCCTCGGGACTCTGAGGCGCCGTGGGGCGGCCCGCTCAGCGAGTGCCGCCGCCCGTCCCGGCGGACCGGCGTGCCGCCGCCTCCTCGGCCTGCTGCCGAAGGCCCCGTACGGCCGCCGCGGGATCGTCGGTGCCGTAGACGGAGGAGCCCGCCACGAAGACGTCCGCGCCTGCCTCGGCGCACTGCTCGACGGTGTCGGCGGAGACACCGCCGTCGACCTGGAGCCACATCTCCAGGCCGTGCTTGTCCATCAACTGCCGGGCGCGGCGGATCTTCGGCAGCATGATGTCGAGGAAGGACTGCCCGCCGAAGCCCGGCTCGACCGTCATCACCAGCAGCATGTCCAGCTCCGGCAGCAGGTCCTCGTAGAGCTCCACGGGGGTGGCGGGCTTGAGCGCCATCGACGCGCGTGCCCCGAGCGCCCTGATCTCCCGTGCGAGTCGTACGGGCGCCGCGGCGGCCTCGGCGTGGAAGGTCACCGAGCGGGCGCCCGCCTCCACGTACTGCGGTGCCCAGCGGTCCGGCTCCTCGATCATCAGATGGCAGTCCAGCGGGATGCCGGTGGACTTGCTCAGCGCCTCGACGACGGGTGCGCCGAGGGTGAGGTTGGGGACGAAGTGGCCGTCCATGACGTCGACATGGAGCCAGTCCGCGCCGGTCACCGCTTCGGCTTCGGCGGCGAGACGCGCGAAGTCGGCCGAGAGGATGCTGGGACTGATCTGAGCCATGTGCCTGGTGCCTGCCTATCCGAACGTCGGGCCGGGGCTTCTTCCCGGTCCGGCCTGTGCTGCCCTGCTGCCCGCTCCCTGATGCCCACCGCCTGGTGCCTGGTGCCTGCTGCCGTGGGGCTCGCGGGGCGTGCGGGTACCGCACGCCGGATCATGTCATCCCCCGTGGCGGGGCGTCGCACGGGCCGGGGAACGCAGGGCCGCGGGGCCCCGCACCGGCACGGCGCCGGCCCCCGACCGCCTGGCGCCCGCTGCACGCGCCGTACACATGGAAGCGGGCGGGCGCCCGCGAGGAGCCGGTCCTCGGGGCGCCCGCCGCACGGTGCCTTCGGTGTGGCCGTGCCGCTCAGAGCCAGCCCGGCACCACGAAGAACAGCCACGTCACCGGCGGCGCGATGGCGACCATGCTGAAGCCCCAGACCATCAACCGCCGGAAGACGGTGTCCCGTTGCTCCTTGGGGGAGTTCGCCGTCACGAGCGCGCCGCTGGTGGAGAACGGCGAGGAGTCCACGACGGACGAGGAGATCGCCAGCGCGATGATCAGGCCGACGGCGCCGACGTTGCCGTCCTGGAGGAAGGGCACGGCCAGCGGAATGAGCGCGCCGAGGATGCCGGTGGTGGAGGCGAAGGCCGAGACCACCGCGCCGATGAGGCAGATCAGCAGGGCGCCCAGCAGCGGGGCGTTGATGGAGGCCACGCTCTTGCCGAGCCAGTCGATGGTCCCCATGTTCTCCATCATGGTGACGAACGTGACGATGCCGCAGACGAGAAGCACGGTCGACCACGCGCAGGCGTCCACGGCGCCCTTGGCCGACGCGGGGTTCACGAGCGTGAGCAGCACGCCGACGGTGAGCGCCATCATGCCGGGGTCCAGGTCGAAGAAGAGCGAGCCGACGACCATGCCGACCAGCCCGGCCAGCGTGAGGATCCGGATGCCGGTGAGCGCCACGGCCTCTTCGGTCGCGTCGTCGGCGTCCTCGACCGCCGCCGTGCCGCCTCCGCCGGAGGGAGCGGTCGCGGGTGCGGAGGTTCCGCCGCCCTTGGCCGCCGTCGCCGCCCTCCCCGCCGTACCGCCGTCCGTTTCCGGCGCCCCCTCGCCGCCCGTCCCGGCGGGTGCGCCCGCCGTCACCAGCGAGCCGCCACCGCCGTTCCCGGATTCCGCGGTCTCCTCGGGCGAACCGTCCTCAGCGCGGCGCCCGATCAGGCTGCGCCCGCCGAACAGGAAGAAGACGACGAGGCTGAGGAGCACATTGAAGAGGAACGAGCTGAGGAACAGCAGAGTGGGATTTCCGTCGAGATCGTTGCGGGATACGACGCCGTTCGTGATGCTGCCGAAGATGCTGATGGGTGAGAATCCGCCTGCGCTGGCGCCGTTGATGATGAGCAGGCCCATCAGCACCGGATTGATCCGGTAGCGCACGCAGAATCCCATGCCGATCGGGGCGATGATTCCCACGGCAGCGGGCACGACCGCGCCGGACGCCGTCAGCACCGCCGTGACCAGGAACATCACCCAGGGGATGAGCGCGATCCTGCCGCCCACCGCCTGGGTCGCGGAATGGACGAGCCAGTTCACCGTTCCGTTGTTCTTGGCGATGGCGAAGAGGAATGTGACACCGACGAGCACGACGAACAGATCGCCTGGGAAGCCGCCGAATATGTCGTCCGCGGACTGGCCCACGAATCCGCTTCCGATGACAAAAGCGGCCACGATGGCGAGCGCGCCCATGTGCACCGACGTGAATGTGGCGATGGCGAATACCAGCACCAACCCGATGATGGCTATGACGTGATCTGACACGAGGCTTCCTCGCCTTCGGTCGAACGGTCACTGAAAGGCGTGCCGGCACATGCCCGAACGGATATCAGAAGCCTTACGTGGCCTGTGACTCCGCCCTTGCGAGCGCTGCTGGGGATCACCCGCAAAACGCCAAAACTATTCCGCGATATGGAATCCGGTTTTCGCCTTGGGCGAGTATGGGAGGGGGGTCGGGGCCCGTCAAGGGTTTGCGTGAGGATCCGTCAACCTGCGCCGCCCTCCTCGTGCGCGCGTCCCAGAGCTGCGCCGATCCGCTTCGCCGCCTCGTTGACGAGCGCGCCGTAGACCGGCTGCGCGTCCTCCGTCATACGGCTCGTGGGCACGTTGACGCTGATGCTCGCGACGGGCAGTCCGGCCTCGCCGACGACGGCCGCCGCCACCGCGGAGACATCCGGGCGCCACTCGCCGCTGTTGACGGCCCAGCCGCGCTCCCGGGTACGGGCCAGCTCGGCACGCAGCGCCACCGGGTCCGTGATCGTCGTGCCGGTGTACTGCCGCAGCCCGCGGGCGATGTAGCGCTCGACGGCCTCCGGGGGATCGGCCGCCAGCACGGCCTTGCCGTTGGAGGACGCGTGCAGCGAGAGGTTCTGGCCCAGCGGCAGGATGATTCGTACCGGCTGCGACGTCTCCAGACGCTCCACCAGCACCACGTTGCCGCCCTCGCGGACGGCCAGGTGCACCGTCTCGTCGGTGCGGCGGCGCAGCTCCTCCATTACCGGCAACGCGATGTCGCGCAGGCCCAGTTCACCGGTGGCGTGCCTCCCGACGTGCAGCGCCTTGGTGGTGACGACCCAGCGGGTGGGGGTCGTGCCCGTGGGCCGGATCCAGCCCGCCTCCTTCAGCGTCATCAGCGTCCGCTGCACCGAGGACTTGGGCAGCTCCATCGCCCGCGCCAGGTCGGCCACGCCGATCGGCTGCCGTACGGCCAGCTCTTCGAGGGCCCGTAGAGCGTTGAGGACGTTCTGCATCCATTGACTCGTTCCGTCGGGGAACCTTAGGCTCCAGCGTGCCGCCTGACGATACAGCGTGCCGTAATACGGCACAACCCCTTGTGAGGAGCCGGCCATGACGCCGCGTACCGGTCGACACTTCCTTCAGATCCCCGGCCCGACCAACGTCCCCGACCAGGTACTTCGCGCGATCTCGGCGCCCGTCATCGACCATCGCGGCCCGGAGTTCCGTCAGTTGACGCTGCGTCTGCTGGAGGCGCTGGGGCCGGTCTTCGGCACCTCCGGGCCCGTCGTGATCTATCCGGCCTCCGGGACGGGCGCCTGGGAGGCCGCCCTGGTCAACACCCTCAGCCCCGGCGACCGCGTACTCAGCTTCGAGACCGGGCACTTCTCCACGCTCTGGCGGAGCATGGCGGACTCGCTGGGCGTAGAGACCGCCACTGACTTCGTCCCCGGCGACTGGCGCCACGGCGCTGACCCCGAGGCGCTCGCCGAACGGCTCGCCGCCGACACACAGCACGCGATCAAGGCCGTCTGCGTGGTGCACAACGAGACGTCGACCGGCGTCACCAGCCGCGTCCCGGAGATCCGCCGCGCCATGGACGAGGCGGGCCATCCGGCGCTGCTGCTCGTCGACACCGTCTCCTCGCTCGGCTCCATCGACTACCGGCACGACGAGTGGGGCGTCGACGTCACCGTGGCCGGATCGCAGAAGGGCCTGATGCTGCCGCCGGGTCTGAGCTTCAACGCCGTCAGCGACAAGGCTCTCGCCGCACGCCGCAAGGCGCGGCTGCCGAAGGTCTTCTGGGACTGGGAGCCGGTCATCGAGGCCAACCGGCAGGGCTCGTTCCCGTACACCCCGGCGACGAACCTGCTCTACGGGCTGGAGGAAGCGCTGCGCCTGCTGCGCGAGGAGGGCCTGCCGAACGTCTTCGCGCGGCACGCACGGCATGCCGCCGCCACCCGCGCCGCCGTGCGCGGCTGGGGGCTGGAGGTGCTCAGCCTGGACGAACGTGAGCACTCCGGAGCGCTCACGGCCGTGGTGATGCCGGAGGGACACGACGCGGACAAGCTGCGCGAGATCATCCTGGAGCGGTTCGACATGTCACTCGGAGCGGGACTCGGGCGGCTGGCGGGCCGGGTGTTCCGCATCGGGCATCTGGGCCGGCTCAACGACCTGACCCTTGCGGGGACGCTCGCCGGGGTGCAGATGGGACTCGAACTCGCAGGTGTGCCGGTCGACTCGGGCGGTCTCGGTGCCGCTCTGGACCGGCTGCGGGCCGAGTGATCCGCAGGGGGCGCGGCGCCTGCGCAGGCTCCTTCGCCCCGGTCCAGCCCCTCGGCCCTGCCTCTTTCGGCCCTGGCGCGGCTGCCTCAACTTCCCCCCGAGTACCTGGAGTTCGCACCACATGACAGCGATCAGCGGCGACGCCCCGTCCGCAGCCGCCGACGGCACGGCCCGCGGGGTCGAGGCCCGGCTGCGCGCCGAAGTCGAAGGCAAGGTCCTCTTCGACGACTACACCCGGCACCTCTTCTCCCGCGACGCGAGCATGTACGCGATCAAGCCGCTGGGTGTCGTCTTCCCCCGGCACGCCGGCGACGTACAGGCCGCGGTACGCGCCGCCGCCGAGGCCGGTGTCCCGGTGGTCCCCCGTGGCGCCGGTACGTCCCTCGCGGGCCAGACCATAGGGCCGGGCCTCGTGCTCGACATGTCCCGCCACATGAACCGCATCGTCGAGATCGACACGGACCGGCGTACGGCACTGGTCGAGCCGGGCGTCGTGCAGGACCAGCTCAACCGTGCCGCCGCACCGCACGGCCTGATGTTCGGCCCCGACACCTCCACCAGCAACCGCGCCACAGTCGGCGGGATGATCGGCAACAATTCCGCGGGCAGCGGCTCCATCCGCTACGGCATGACCATCGACCACGTCCGCGAACTCGACGTCGTACTCTCCGACGCCACGCCCGCCCGCTTCGCCCCC from Streptomyces marispadix includes:
- the rpe gene encoding ribulose-phosphate 3-epimerase, coding for MAQISPSILSADFARLAAEAEAVTGADWLHVDVMDGHFVPNLTLGAPVVEALSKSTGIPLDCHLMIEEPDRWAPQYVEAGARSVTFHAEAAAAPVRLAREIRALGARASMALKPATPVELYEDLLPELDMLLVMTVEPGFGGQSFLDIMLPKIRRARQLMDKHGLEMWLQVDGGVSADTVEQCAEAGADVFVAGSSVYGTDDPAAAVRGLRQQAEEAAARRSAGTGGGTR
- a CDS encoding SLC13 family permease, whose translation is MSDHVIAIIGLVLVFAIATFTSVHMGALAIVAAFVIGSGFVGQSADDIFGGFPGDLFVVLVGVTFLFAIAKNNGTVNWLVHSATQAVGGRIALIPWVMFLVTAVLTASGAVVPAAVGIIAPIGMGFCVRYRINPVLMGLLIINGASAGGFSPISIFGSITNGVVSRNDLDGNPTLLFLSSFLFNVLLSLVVFFLFGGRSLIGRRAEDGSPEETAESGNGGGGSLVTAGAPAGTGGEGAPETDGGTAGRAATAAKGGGTSAPATAPSGGGGTAAVEDADDATEEAVALTGIRILTLAGLVGMVVGSLFFDLDPGMMALTVGVLLTLVNPASAKGAVDACAWSTVLLVCGIVTFVTMMENMGTIDWLGKSVASINAPLLGALLICLIGAVVSAFASTTGILGALIPLAVPFLQDGNVGAVGLIIALAISSSVVDSSPFSTSGALVTANSPKEQRDTVFRRLMVWGFSMVAIAPPVTWLFFVVPGWL
- a CDS encoding pyridoxal-phosphate-dependent aminotransferase family protein, with translation MTPRTGRHFLQIPGPTNVPDQVLRAISAPVIDHRGPEFRQLTLRLLEALGPVFGTSGPVVIYPASGTGAWEAALVNTLSPGDRVLSFETGHFSTLWRSMADSLGVETATDFVPGDWRHGADPEALAERLAADTQHAIKAVCVVHNETSTGVTSRVPEIRRAMDEAGHPALLLVDTVSSLGSIDYRHDEWGVDVTVAGSQKGLMLPPGLSFNAVSDKALAARRKARLPKVFWDWEPVIEANRQGSFPYTPATNLLYGLEEALRLLREEGLPNVFARHARHAAATRAAVRGWGLEVLSLDEREHSGALTAVVMPEGHDADKLREIILERFDMSLGAGLGRLAGRVFRIGHLGRLNDLTLAGTLAGVQMGLELAGVPVDSGGLGAALDRLRAE
- a CDS encoding IclR family transcriptional regulator, yielding MQNVLNALRALEELAVRQPIGVADLARAMELPKSSVQRTLMTLKEAGWIRPTGTTPTRWVVTTKALHVGRHATGELGLRDIALPVMEELRRRTDETVHLAVREGGNVVLVERLETSQPVRIILPLGQNLSLHASSNGKAVLAADPPEAVERYIARGLRQYTGTTITDPVALRAELARTRERGWAVNSGEWRPDVSAVAAAVVGEAGLPVASISVNVPTSRMTEDAQPVYGALVNEAAKRIGAALGRAHEEGGAG